A genomic window from Halogeometricum borinquense DSM 11551 includes:
- a CDS encoding DUF7523 family protein, producing the protein MSLAAATRDAVRARPSLLYALRAGVVNYTAAAESLDVEGDTDSIATALRRFADDLPPVEIEHREVTVRMRSGVGLAGEDVDADADDDRVLTVGDVDFVASGGGLTALVVTGEVDTRALSVVCDRLDAENILVDAAGVADDELVVVVPQRQGATALRHVESVFESLPV; encoded by the coding sequence ATGTCACTTGCCGCTGCGACACGAGATGCAGTCCGGGCGCGCCCATCCCTTCTCTACGCGCTTCGCGCGGGGGTCGTAAACTACACCGCCGCCGCAGAAAGTCTTGATGTGGAAGGAGATACCGACTCTATCGCTACCGCTCTTCGCCGGTTCGCGGACGACCTTCCACCGGTTGAGATCGAACACCGAGAGGTGACCGTCCGGATGCGGAGCGGGGTCGGACTCGCGGGCGAAGACGTTGACGCCGACGCCGATGACGACCGCGTACTCACCGTCGGCGACGTCGATTTTGTCGCGTCCGGGGGCGGACTCACGGCGCTTGTCGTAACCGGTGAGGTTGATACTCGCGCCCTCTCGGTCGTCTGTGACCGACTGGATGCCGAGAATATCCTCGTAGATGCCGCGGGCGTTGCAGACGATGAACTCGTCGTCGTCGTTCCCCAGCGTCAGGGCGCGACGGCGCTTCGACACGTCGAATCAGTGTTCGAGTCGCTACCGGTGTGA
- the cysS gene encoding cysteine--tRNA ligase has protein sequence MTLSVTNTLTGEREEFEPQDDDDVLLYVCGLTVSDDAHLGHARLWMHADVMHRWLEHEGYTVHHVENFTDVNEKIAARIGDDELGQSEPDVARHFTDHVIRDMRGLNLKRAEVYPRVSEHVPQIIDLIETLTENGYAYESNGSVYFDVTAFEDYGKLSNQKIEEMEAQGEADERAEKRHPADFALWKAGAVSPDAVAEHRPEELDPIEDACGETWESPWGEGRPGWHIECSAMSMTHLGDTIDIHVGGRDLVFPHHENEVAQSEAATGQTFARYWLHVGLLQMEDDKMSSSLGNFFTVSDALDEFGVDVIRTFYLSTGYGAEQTFSDSAMAEAEERWDRLERAYETAIEACDSPDAYASVEDADLREAIETTQTDFQKAMNDDFNVREAMAALIELARAVNTHVNDADEYDYRGLREAIETFEDLGGDVFGLSFGDAADGGDVEIAEDLVSLLLNVREAEREAGNYERADELRDELDALGVEVHDSEDGPSFRFE, from the coding sequence ATGACGCTGTCCGTGACCAACACCCTGACGGGAGAACGCGAGGAGTTCGAGCCACAGGACGACGACGACGTGTTGCTCTACGTCTGTGGGCTGACGGTCTCGGACGACGCCCACCTCGGTCACGCCCGCCTGTGGATGCACGCCGACGTGATGCACCGGTGGTTAGAGCACGAGGGCTACACCGTCCACCACGTCGAGAACTTCACCGACGTAAACGAGAAGATTGCCGCACGCATCGGAGACGACGAACTGGGCCAAAGTGAACCCGACGTGGCGCGGCACTTCACCGACCACGTTATCCGCGACATGCGCGGTCTGAATCTCAAGCGTGCGGAGGTGTACCCTCGCGTCTCCGAACACGTCCCACAGATCATCGACCTCATCGAGACGCTAACTGAGAACGGATACGCCTACGAATCGAACGGGTCGGTCTACTTCGACGTGACCGCCTTCGAGGACTACGGGAAGCTCTCGAATCAGAAAATAGAGGAGATGGAGGCACAGGGCGAAGCGGACGAACGCGCCGAGAAGCGCCATCCTGCGGACTTCGCACTCTGGAAGGCGGGCGCGGTCTCGCCCGACGCCGTGGCCGAACATCGGCCCGAGGAACTGGACCCCATCGAGGACGCCTGCGGCGAGACGTGGGAGTCGCCGTGGGGTGAGGGCCGTCCGGGCTGGCATATCGAATGCTCGGCGATGTCGATGACGCATCTCGGAGACACCATCGACATCCACGTCGGCGGCCGCGACTTGGTGTTCCCGCACCACGAGAACGAAGTCGCCCAGAGCGAGGCGGCGACGGGCCAGACGTTCGCGCGCTACTGGCTTCACGTCGGTCTCCTCCAGATGGAAGACGACAAGATGTCCTCCAGTCTGGGCAACTTCTTCACCGTCTCGGACGCCTTAGACGAGTTCGGCGTGGACGTAATCCGGACGTTCTACCTCTCGACCGGATACGGCGCAGAGCAGACGTTCAGCGACTCAGCGATGGCAGAGGCCGAAGAGCGCTGGGACCGACTCGAACGCGCCTACGAGACGGCTATCGAGGCGTGCGACAGTCCCGACGCCTACGCTTCCGTTGAGGACGCCGACCTGCGCGAGGCCATCGAGACGACCCAAACGGACTTCCAGAAGGCGATGAACGACGACTTCAACGTCCGCGAGGCGATGGCCGCTCTCATCGAACTCGCCCGTGCGGTCAACACGCACGTCAACGACGCCGACGAGTACGATTACCGTGGCCTCCGCGAAGCTATCGAGACGTTCGAGGACCTCGGCGGCGACGTGTTCGGACTCAGCTTCGGTGACGCGGCCGACGGCGGCGACGTAGAAATTGCAGAAGACCTCGTGTCGCTTCTGTTGAACGTGCGCGAGGCCGAGCGCGAGGCGGGTAACTACGAACGGGCCGACGAACTTCGCGACGAACTCGACGCACTCGGCGTCGAAGTCCACGATTCCGAAGACGGCCCGTCGTTCCGCTTCGAGTAA
- a CDS encoding DUF357 domain-containing protein — MPAELAEKTDRYGRMLEDALAAATIAVPPETPLGDAAVDIEEMAISYLEDGHHFRENDDPVNALASFSYGYGWLDAGVRMGLFDVPEDTDLFTME; from the coding sequence ATGCCTGCGGAGTTAGCGGAGAAAACCGACCGCTACGGTCGAATGCTCGAAGACGCACTTGCGGCGGCGACAATCGCGGTCCCGCCGGAGACGCCCCTCGGAGACGCCGCGGTAGACATCGAGGAGATGGCAATCTCCTATCTCGAAGACGGTCATCACTTCCGCGAGAATGACGATCCGGTGAACGCGCTCGCTTCGTTCTCGTACGGCTACGGCTGGCTGGATGCGGGCGTCAGAATGGGTCTTTTCGACGTTCCGGAAGATACTGACTTGTTCACGATGGAGTGA
- a CDS encoding NAD(P)/FAD-dependent oxidoreductase, with protein MTEDDDAFVEHRKLIIAGSGISGLSAAIYAGRSNNEPLVFEGDEPGGQLTLTTEVENYPGFPEGISGPELIQNMKEQAERFGAEIDHGIVESVSADERPFTVTMKNGDVYTADAIIAASGASARTLGIPGEDELMGYGLSTCATCDGAFFRGEKILVIGGGDAAMEEASFLTKFASKVYIAHRREEFRAEDYWVDRVMEKVEDDEIELMRNTEVTELHGTPEDGVDHVTMVRHPEGHPTDKLDDPETEEFDFDVGAVFYAIGHTPNADYLEGTGVERDDDGYVKAKGGTGGGQTATDVPGIFAAGDVVDYHYQQAATAGGDGVKAALDADDYLENLEREAEATEVEPAAAESDD; from the coding sequence ATGACCGAGGACGATGATGCGTTCGTGGAACACCGGAAACTCATTATCGCCGGGTCCGGTATCTCCGGGCTCTCGGCGGCTATCTATGCGGGACGGTCGAACAACGAACCGCTCGTGTTCGAGGGGGACGAACCCGGCGGACAACTGACGCTGACGACCGAGGTGGAGAACTATCCGGGCTTCCCCGAAGGAATCTCCGGGCCTGAACTCATTCAGAACATGAAAGAGCAGGCCGAGCGGTTCGGCGCGGAGATCGATCACGGCATCGTCGAGTCTGTCAGCGCTGACGAACGCCCGTTCACGGTGACGATGAAGAACGGCGATGTGTACACCGCAGATGCGATCATCGCCGCATCGGGCGCATCAGCGCGGACACTGGGTATTCCCGGCGAAGACGAACTGATGGGCTACGGTCTCTCGACGTGTGCGACGTGCGACGGCGCATTCTTCCGTGGGGAGAAGATTCTCGTCATCGGTGGGGGCGACGCCGCGATGGAGGAGGCGAGTTTCCTCACGAAGTTCGCCTCGAAAGTGTACATCGCGCATCGCCGCGAGGAGTTCCGCGCGGAGGATTACTGGGTTGACCGCGTGATGGAGAAAGTCGAAGACGACGAGATCGAACTCATGCGCAACACCGAGGTGACGGAACTCCACGGAACGCCCGAAGACGGCGTTGACCACGTGACGATGGTTCGTCATCCGGAGGGTCACCCGACAGACAAACTCGACGACCCCGAAACGGAGGAGTTCGACTTCGACGTGGGCGCAGTGTTCTACGCCATCGGTCACACACCGAACGCGGACTATCTCGAAGGTACGGGCGTCGAACGCGACGATGACGGCTACGTGAAGGCGAAGGGCGGCACCGGCGGCGGACAGACGGCCACCGACGTGCCGGGTATCTTCGCTGCGGGCGACGTCGTGGACTACCACTATCAACAGGCCGCGACCGCGGGCGGCGACGGCGTGAAAGCGGCCCTCGATGCTGACGATTACCTCGAAAACCTCGAACGAGAGGCCGAGGCGACCGAAGTCGAACCTGCCGCCGCTGAATCGGACGACTGA
- a CDS encoding DUF7545 family protein: protein MVETETYTIEGPAGDTEDVELPEGLVDIFTEQGEDPTAVVADLVVQSFAQQAHVATHHSEGETPGDLTELNEKMEELFEDRFGISMDEAMGHSH, encoded by the coding sequence ATGGTCGAAACCGAGACCTACACTATCGAAGGACCGGCAGGCGACACAGAAGACGTTGAACTTCCCGAAGGCCTCGTAGACATCTTCACAGAACAGGGCGAGGACCCGACTGCCGTTGTCGCGGATCTTGTTGTGCAGTCGTTCGCCCAGCAAGCGCACGTCGCCACGCACCACAGCGAGGGCGAGACGCCGGGCGACCTTACGGAACTCAACGAGAAGATGGAAGAACTGTTCGAGGATCGCTTCGGCATCTCGATGGACGAAGCGATGGGCCACAGTCACTGA
- a CDS encoding ZIP family metal transporter, with the protein MALDNFAFVFVAGFITALATGLGAIPFFFVQDISDRWNVALWGIASGIMLSASVFGLVLEALGEYISVSLAGISVSPIPTRTFLLLGAGLIAGIVLVVVAHDVIDGADVHPKRYEEADFRKLLLILGILTIHSFPEGVAIGVAFADLGLEGGLQLFGVVVPLLAVFMTIAISIHNIPEGVAISIPLRSMGVPNWRLVWWSVFSSLPQPIGAVIAFYFVRLAREFLPVGFGFAAGAMIFLVLTEFIPEALERGAELPRGGRRELCAGIACGVLAMVPLLFV; encoded by the coding sequence ATGGCCCTCGATAATTTCGCCTTTGTCTTCGTTGCGGGGTTTATCACAGCGTTGGCGACGGGTCTTGGGGCGATACCGTTCTTTTTCGTTCAAGACATAAGCGACCGATGGAATGTTGCGTTGTGGGGGATCGCGTCTGGAATCATGCTGTCAGCGTCCGTCTTCGGCCTCGTGCTGGAGGCGCTCGGGGAGTACATCTCGGTCTCGCTAGCCGGCATTTCCGTATCACCGATCCCGACACGGACGTTTCTGTTACTCGGTGCCGGTCTCATCGCGGGTATCGTCCTCGTCGTCGTCGCCCACGACGTGATCGACGGCGCGGACGTACACCCGAAGCGGTACGAAGAGGCTGACTTCCGCAAACTCCTACTCATTCTCGGCATTCTCACGATCCACAGTTTCCCCGAGGGTGTCGCTATCGGCGTCGCGTTCGCAGATCTGGGGCTAGAGGGCGGTCTCCAACTGTTCGGTGTCGTCGTTCCGCTCCTCGCAGTGTTCATGACTATCGCTATCTCAATCCACAACATTCCCGAGGGCGTTGCTATCTCCATTCCCCTTCGGTCGATGGGCGTCCCGAACTGGCGACTCGTCTGGTGGTCGGTGTTCTCCAGTCTGCCGCAACCAATCGGGGCGGTCATCGCTTTCTACTTCGTCCGCCTCGCTCGGGAGTTCCTTCCGGTCGGGTTCGGGTTCGCCGCGGGGGCGATGATCTTCCTCGTGCTCACGGAGTTCATCCCCGAAGCTCTCGAACGCGGCGCGGAACTGCCCCGCGGCGGCCGCCGCGAACTGTGTGCGGGTATCGCCTGCGGTGTCTTGGCGATGGTGCCGTTGCTGTTCGTCTGA
- a CDS encoding MazG-like family protein gives MTDEQQQRVAAFLDAHELHAPPAYRLLDLAAEVGELAADAAKSSEYGASPDKLDVKRDELGDALFCLYALADELDVDAAAALDESVAKYEARIDDAGAPGSDAKE, from the coding sequence GTGACAGACGAACAACAGCAACGCGTCGCTGCGTTCCTTGACGCGCACGAGTTGCACGCACCACCCGCGTACCGCCTTTTGGATCTTGCCGCCGAGGTCGGTGAACTCGCGGCCGACGCAGCGAAGTCCAGCGAGTACGGCGCAAGCCCCGACAAGTTGGACGTGAAACGGGACGAACTCGGGGATGCACTGTTCTGCCTGTACGCTCTCGCCGACGAACTTGATGTCGATGCCGCCGCCGCCCTCGACGAATCAGTGGCGAAGTACGAAGCGCGAATCGACGACGCTGGTGCGCCGGGATCCGACGCGAAGGAGTGA
- a CDS encoding YbaK/EbsC family protein has protein sequence MHQRASEFAAAARDRYDFEVDVEEFPEGTKTAADAASAIGCDVGQIASSLVFEVDGSLVVVITSGANRVDESRLADHFGVSTGTVSMADPETIRDAVGWSIGGVPPFCHETTLPVLFDNSLSQYDTVWAAAGTPEAVFPIDPAELRRLADAEAISVTS, from the coding sequence ATGCATCAGCGAGCGAGTGAATTTGCCGCGGCCGCGCGCGATAGATACGACTTCGAGGTGGATGTCGAGGAATTCCCCGAGGGGACGAAGACGGCGGCCGACGCCGCGTCGGCCATCGGTTGCGATGTTGGTCAGATCGCCAGCAGTCTGGTTTTCGAGGTTGACGGATCGCTCGTCGTCGTCATCACCAGCGGAGCGAACCGGGTGGACGAATCCCGCCTCGCAGACCACTTCGGCGTCTCTACGGGAACTGTCTCGATGGCCGACCCCGAAACGATTCGGGACGCCGTCGGGTGGTCAATCGGCGGCGTCCCGCCGTTCTGCCACGAGACCACCCTTCCCGTCCTGTTCGACAACTCACTCTCTCAGTACGACACTGTCTGGGCGGCCGCAGGGACACCCGAGGCGGTCTTCCCAATCGATCCGGCAGAACTCCGCCGGTTGGCCGACGCGGAGGCGATTTCGGTTACTAGCTGA
- a CDS encoding acetate--CoA ligase family protein has protein sequence MGELSELFAPRRIAVVGATEREGSVGRAIMENLVADFDGDVVPVNPKYDEVFGVPAVADVGESDADLAVIVVPPHIAVDAVRESGKAGIRNVVVVTAGFGETGSEGASREQELTEVAEEYDLNLVGPNSLGLMSTPTGLNATFGPDNALPGNMSFMSQSGAFITAVLDWANDQGIGFKDVVSLGNKAVLDEADFVDAWGDDEDTEVIIGYLEGISEGREFIDTAREVTQDTPIVLVKSGRTDAGAQAASSHTGTIAGSDQAYEAGLDQAGVIRAESVQELFDAARVLESQPLPATDDVAVITNAGGPGVMSTDAVGDSRLSMASFTDETLDAFSEKLPAEGNIYNPVDIVGDADNERFRDALDLALGDENVGCAVVLTAPTAVLDYEQLAADTVELQEKYDKPVAACFMGGERVKPAAEALSDAGIPNYFDPARAVNGLDALSRFREISEREFDEPTTFDVDRERAREILSSVEGRDDTRLGVEAMDLLDAYGIQTPDGDIVDAPAEALEVAEDIEGDVVMKIVSPDILHKSDIGGVKVGVPNEEVYDAYEDLVTRARNYQPDANIIGVQVQEMVDLDSGVETIVGMNRDPQFGPLLMFGLGGIFVEVLEDTTFRVAPVSESEAHEMTEEIDSAPLLRGARGRDPVDVAGVTETIQRLSQLVTDFPAILELDINPLVATPDGVQAVDVRLTVDPDQL, from the coding sequence ATGGGAGAGTTATCCGAGTTGTTCGCCCCGCGGCGTATCGCTGTCGTGGGCGCGACAGAGCGCGAAGGCTCCGTCGGCCGCGCCATCATGGAGAATCTCGTCGCGGATTTCGACGGGGATGTTGTCCCCGTGAATCCGAAGTACGACGAGGTGTTTGGCGTCCCGGCCGTAGCGGACGTCGGCGAGTCCGACGCCGACCTCGCGGTGATCGTTGTACCGCCGCATATCGCGGTGGACGCGGTCCGCGAGTCGGGCAAGGCGGGCATTCGTAACGTCGTCGTCGTCACCGCCGGATTCGGTGAGACGGGAAGCGAAGGCGCATCGCGTGAACAAGAACTTACGGAGGTTGCAGAAGAGTACGACCTCAACCTGGTCGGTCCGAACAGTCTCGGTCTGATGTCTACGCCGACGGGGTTGAACGCCACGTTCGGCCCCGATAACGCCCTTCCCGGCAATATGTCGTTCATGAGTCAGTCGGGAGCGTTCATCACGGCAGTTCTCGACTGGGCGAACGACCAGGGAATCGGCTTCAAAGACGTCGTTTCACTCGGGAACAAGGCCGTCCTCGACGAGGCGGACTTCGTTGACGCGTGGGGTGACGACGAAGACACCGAGGTCATCATCGGCTACCTCGAAGGTATTTCGGAGGGCCGCGAGTTCATCGATACGGCCCGCGAGGTGACTCAGGACACGCCGATTGTCCTCGTCAAGTCCGGCCGGACCGATGCAGGTGCGCAGGCGGCGTCCAGTCACACCGGCACTATCGCCGGTTCGGACCAAGCGTACGAGGCTGGTCTCGACCAAGCTGGCGTCATCCGCGCGGAGTCCGTCCAAGAACTGTTCGACGCCGCACGCGTGTTGGAGAGCCAACCGCTGCCGGCTACCGACGACGTTGCCGTCATCACGAACGCCGGTGGTCCCGGCGTCATGAGCACCGACGCAGTGGGTGACTCACGCCTCTCGATGGCCTCGTTCACCGACGAGACGCTCGATGCGTTCTCCGAGAAACTCCCCGCTGAGGGGAACATCTACAACCCCGTTGACATCGTCGGCGACGCCGACAACGAGCGGTTCCGCGACGCGCTCGATCTGGCCCTCGGTGACGAGAACGTCGGCTGTGCAGTTGTCCTCACAGCACCGACGGCGGTCCTCGACTACGAGCAACTGGCCGCCGACACCGTTGAACTGCAAGAGAAGTACGACAAGCCGGTCGCCGCCTGTTTCATGGGTGGCGAACGTGTGAAGCCGGCCGCAGAGGCCCTCTCGGACGCGGGTATTCCGAACTACTTCGACCCCGCCCGCGCCGTCAACGGTCTCGACGCGCTCTCGCGGTTCCGCGAGATTTCCGAACGCGAGTTCGACGAACCAACGACGTTCGATGTGGACCGCGAACGCGCCCGCGAGATTCTCTCCTCGGTGGAGGGACGGGACGACACGCGTCTCGGCGTCGAAGCGATGGACCTCCTCGACGCCTACGGCATCCAGACGCCTGACGGCGATATCGTGGATGCGCCCGCCGAGGCTCTCGAAGTCGCAGAAGATATCGAGGGCGACGTCGTGATGAAAATCGTCAGTCCCGACATCCTGCACAAATCCGACATCGGCGGCGTCAAAGTCGGCGTCCCGAACGAGGAAGTGTACGACGCGTACGAGGACCTCGTCACACGTGCGCGGAACTACCAACCCGACGCCAATATTATCGGCGTCCAGGTACAGGAGATGGTGGACCTCGATAGCGGCGTCGAGACCATCGTCGGCATGAATCGGGACCCGCAGTTCGGTCCCCTCCTCATGTTCGGTCTCGGCGGTATCTTCGTGGAAGTCCTCGAAGACACGACGTTCCGCGTCGCGCCCGTCTCCGAGTCCGAAGCGCACGAGATGACAGAAGAAATCGACTCCGCACCGCTTCTTCGCGGTGCGCGTGGCCGCGATCCGGTTGACGTTGCGGGCGTCACGGAGACGATCCAGCGCCTCTCGCAACTCGTCACGGATTTCCCGGCCATCCTCGAACTGGACATCAACCCCCTCGTCGCCACCCCCGACGGCGTCCAAGCGGTGGACGTACGATTAACGGTGGACCCCGACCAACTGTAA
- a CDS encoding phosphotransacetylase family protein: protein MNTLLVTSTHESTGKTAVTLALGKLAQERGLDVGYMKPKGTRLQSNVGKTLDEDPMLAREILDLDAEMHQMEPVVYSPTFIDGAIRGQEDGDELGEIIGEYFEQLANQKDLMLIEGGGVWSTGGIVDLTDVDVADQLGADVLLVSTYEKPGDIDDVLAAAEQFGDRLAGVLFNSVTDAVFDELEQEVVPFLEGRGVPVVGVVPREQQLAGVTVEGLADELGADVVTDGDEDAYVERFLVGAMSGDAALRYFRRTKDAAVITGGDRSEIITAALEAPGVKTIILTGGHRPPAAVLGKAEEKGVPVMLVNGDTLSVVDRAEDVVHSGRARDEKTVSLMRDLLFEHTDVDSLVGPADAGDAGASDADDE from the coding sequence ATGAACACGTTACTCGTCACCTCAACCCACGAAAGTACCGGCAAGACGGCAGTCACGCTCGCACTCGGCAAACTCGCCCAAGAACGCGGTCTCGACGTCGGTTACATGAAACCGAAGGGCACGCGCCTGCAGTCGAACGTCGGCAAGACGCTCGACGAAGACCCGATGCTCGCCCGCGAGATTCTCGACCTCGACGCCGAGATGCACCAGATGGAACCCGTCGTCTACTCGCCGACGTTCATCGACGGCGCGATTCGCGGACAGGAAGACGGCGACGAACTCGGCGAAATCATCGGCGAGTACTTCGAGCAACTCGCCAACCAGAAGGACCTGATGCTCATCGAGGGCGGCGGTGTCTGGAGTACGGGCGGCATCGTGGACCTGACCGACGTAGATGTCGCAGACCAACTCGGCGCTGACGTCCTTCTCGTCTCCACCTACGAGAAGCCCGGCGACATAGACGACGTACTCGCCGCCGCAGAACAGTTCGGCGACCGCCTCGCCGGCGTCCTGTTCAACAGCGTGACCGACGCCGTCTTCGACGAACTCGAACAGGAAGTCGTTCCGTTCCTCGAAGGCCGCGGCGTGCCCGTCGTCGGTGTCGTCCCGCGCGAACAGCAACTCGCGGGCGTCACTGTCGAAGGTCTCGCTGACGAACTCGGTGCAGACGTGGTCACCGACGGTGACGAGGACGCCTACGTCGAACGGTTCCTCGTCGGCGCAATGAGCGGCGATGCCGCACTGCGCTACTTCCGCCGCACGAAGGACGCCGCAGTCATCACCGGCGGCGACCGTTCAGAGATCATCACGGCCGCGCTCGAAGCACCGGGCGTGAAAACCATCATCCTCACCGGCGGCCACCGCCCGCCTGCGGCCGTCCTCGGCAAGGCAGAAGAGAAGGGCGTCCCCGTGATGCTGGTCAACGGCGACACGCTCTCGGTCGTTGACCGCGCCGAAGACGTGGTTCACTCGGGTCGTGCCCGCGACGAGAAAACGGTGTCGCTGATGCGTGATCTCCTCTTCGAGCACACGGACGTTGACTCACTCGTCGGACCCGCAGATGCGGGCGATGCAGGCGCAAGCGACGCAGACGACGAGTAA
- a CDS encoding M24 family metallopeptidase — MATTPFERRTRDAQAALDDAAADALVCFPSRNLSYLSGFSEEPGERHLFFFVPADGDPIFLVPELYEEQVRAATWIDDVRTWADDDDPVTATAAAVEALDLPDEPHVLFDDTMWAAFTQDLRAVLSDATFGLASEVVSPLRIRKDDAELDALRRAGDTADEAMDAVRALGSDAIGMTESELAARVESLLSEAGGNGTSFETVVGAGSHGAMPHYRHGDRTIQPGDPVVLDFGTRVDGYPSDQTRTVVFDGEPSDRFREVHDVVREAQQAAVDAAEPGVTAESIDRAAREVIEAAGYGDRFVHRTGHGVGLDVHEEPYIVEGNDRELEPGMVFSVEPGIYLPDEFGVRIEDLVVVTEDGCERLNDSDHGWEC, encoded by the coding sequence ATGGCGACTACACCGTTCGAACGACGGACGCGCGACGCCCAGGCCGCGCTTGACGACGCTGCTGCGGACGCCCTCGTCTGCTTTCCCAGCCGAAACCTCTCGTACCTCTCAGGCTTCTCGGAAGAGCCAGGAGAGCGCCACCTATTCTTCTTCGTCCCTGCCGACGGCGACCCGATCTTTCTGGTCCCCGAACTGTACGAAGAGCAGGTCCGTGCGGCGACGTGGATCGACGACGTGCGTACGTGGGCCGACGACGACGACCCGGTAACCGCGACTGCGGCGGCCGTCGAAGCACTCGACCTTCCCGACGAACCGCACGTCCTCTTCGACGACACCATGTGGGCGGCGTTCACGCAGGACCTCAGAGCGGTGCTCTCTGATGCGACGTTCGGACTGGCGAGCGAAGTCGTCTCTCCGCTTCGTATTCGCAAGGACGACGCCGAACTCGACGCCCTCCGACGAGCGGGGGACACGGCCGACGAGGCGATGGACGCCGTCCGCGCCCTCGGATCCGACGCAATCGGCATGACGGAAAGCGAACTCGCGGCCCGCGTGGAGTCGTTACTGTCGGAAGCGGGTGGCAATGGCACCTCCTTCGAGACGGTCGTCGGGGCGGGGTCACACGGCGCGATGCCGCACTACCGCCATGGCGACCGAACCATCCAACCGGGCGACCCGGTCGTACTCGACTTCGGGACGCGAGTCGATGGCTATCCGAGCGACCAGACGCGGACCGTCGTCTTCGACGGCGAGCCATCGGACCGCTTCCGTGAGGTCCACGATGTCGTCCGTGAGGCACAACAAGCGGCTGTAGACGCCGCTGAACCCGGTGTCACTGCTGAGTCAATCGACCGCGCGGCCCGGGAAGTCATCGAAGCCGCGGGCTACGGCGACCGGTTCGTCCACCGAACGGGCCACGGTGTCGGCTTAGACGTTCACGAGGAACCGTACATCGTCGAAGGAAACGACCGCGAACTCGAACCGGGGATGGTGTTCAGCGTCGAACCCGGTATCTACCTGCCCGACGAGTTCGGCGTGCGCATCGAGGACTTGGTCGTCGTTACGGAGGACGGATGCGAACGCTTGAACGACAGCGATCACGGCTGGGAGTGCTGA
- a CDS encoding DUF7544 domain-containing protein — translation MSWHAIDSLDDARAAATDLLFPFDIGTWLRLALIVIFVGTGASNASVNANFGGTVSSGAPTTGLSAVPFDELPPLDPSALSDGQAILMGIAALTAVLLLCILTFSFVGAVMEFVLITALSDRTVRIRGPFRKHIWKGARLFGFQLGVIFLALLVVGVPIVLLVFGGATIGPELLLAVVPVLLLGVALALVVSLLFRLTMDFVVPTMLVEECGVLDGWRRLFPTLRAEWEEFALYVVIRIALGVLIGALFAAGALFVAVLVAFPFVVVGGVAFVAFTASGPIPLVGWALLGLVVVLYVVAIAIASAFLLVPVVTFLRYYALYVLGRVDDGLDLVGASPQETGDDQPDDSVAA, via the coding sequence ATGTCGTGGCACGCGATTGACTCCTTAGACGACGCTCGCGCGGCGGCGACGGACCTCCTCTTCCCGTTCGACATCGGGACGTGGCTTCGCCTCGCCCTCATCGTTATCTTCGTCGGAACCGGTGCGAGCAACGCCTCGGTGAACGCTAATTTCGGCGGAACAGTCTCCTCCGGAGCCCCAACGACTGGACTGTCGGCCGTCCCGTTCGACGAGTTGCCGCCGTTGGACCCGAGCGCTCTCTCTGACGGTCAGGCGATTCTCATGGGTATCGCGGCGCTCACCGCCGTACTCCTTCTTTGTATACTCACCTTTTCCTTCGTTGGCGCGGTAATGGAGTTTGTCCTTATTACCGCACTGTCGGACCGAACGGTCCGAATTCGGGGACCGTTCCGGAAACACATCTGGAAGGGCGCACGCCTGTTCGGGTTCCAACTCGGCGTCATCTTCCTCGCGCTACTCGTGGTCGGCGTCCCGATTGTCCTTCTCGTCTTCGGCGGGGCCACCATCGGTCCGGAACTCCTCCTCGCCGTGGTCCCGGTTCTCCTTCTCGGCGTTGCTCTCGCCCTCGTCGTTTCCCTCCTCTTCCGTTTAACGATGGATTTCGTCGTGCCAACTATGCTCGTCGAGGAGTGCGGCGTCCTCGACGGATGGCGGCGGTTGTTCCCGACGCTCCGTGCCGAGTGGGAGGAGTTTGCGCTGTACGTCGTGATTCGGATCGCTCTCGGCGTCCTCATCGGCGCACTGTTCGCCGCAGGGGCGTTGTTCGTCGCCGTTCTCGTTGCGTTTCCGTTCGTCGTCGTCGGTGGCGTAGCGTTCGTCGCGTTCACTGCGAGTGGGCCGATTCCGCTCGTCGGATGGGCGCTTCTCGGCCTCGTCGTCGTCCTCTACGTCGTCGCCATCGCTATCGCCAGTGCGTTCCTCCTCGTCCCCGTCGTCACGTTCCTCCGGTACTACGCGCTGTACGTTCTCGGACGTGTGGATGACGGACTGGACCTCGTGGGCGCATCACCGCAAGAGACAGGGGACGACCAACCGGACGATTCCGTGGCTGCGTGA